In the Agrococcus beijingensis genome, ACTGCTCCAGCGCCGACTGCTCGTCGCCCTGACCGGGCATCATGCCGCCCATCCGTGCCATCTGCTCCCCCATCGATCAAACTTGAGTGGTGTTGACTCAAGTTTACTCCGGATGCTGGATGTTGGCTAGGAGCATGGCGCACGACGGCGGGTGGCGGCGAGGAAGGCTGGACGCCGCCTAGGAAAACCGGGCGGCCTCGGCGAGGAGGCCGATACTGGGGTACAGCAGCGCCGGATCCGGCGCTCGATCGAGCACGACGACGTGAGCGATGTGAGGAGATCGACATGACCACCACCGGCCCGAACGACTCCGTTCCCCGAAGCCAGCCGTACACCTCCGATGCTGAACGGCGGAGCACGCCAGACGACCTGAACGATCGCAGGCACGGCGCGGGCGACCGCGACCGAGACGGCGTGCCCGACGACCGCGAGCGGCAGCGGGCGCTCGGCGACCGCGACGGCGACGGCGTGGCCGATGTGCGCGAGCGCCGGGTCGCCGACGACCGGCTCCGCGACGACCGCTTGGGGTTCGACCCGCGCCACGACCGCGAGCTGGTCGTCGCCCGCGAGCGCGAGCGCTTCGGCGGCGTCAAGGTCGGCGCCGCCTTCTTCGGCTGGCTCACCGCCACCGGCGCCGTGGTGCTGCTCACTGCGCTCGCCGCGGCGATCGCGGCGCTCATCGCGACGCTCACGGGCGGCATCGACGACGCGGTCGAGGACGCGCAGCAGAACCTGCAGTCCACCGGCATCTGGGGCATCGTCATCCTGCTGGCCATCTGGTCCGTCGCCTACTACTGCGGCGGGTACGTCGCCGGGCGCATGGCGCGCTTCGACGGCGCGAAGCAGGGCGTCGCGGTGTGGGCGTGGGCGGTCGTGATCGCCATCATCGCCGCGCTGATCGGCCTGGTGGCCGGGCAGAACTTCGCGCTCCCGCCGGGCTCGATGCCCACCCTGCCGCTGCCCGAGGACCAGGCGACCACCGCCACGATCATCTCTGCCGTGGTCGTCGCGATCGTCGCGCTCGTCGGCGCCGTGCTGGGCGGTCTCGCCGGCATGCGCTTCCACCGCCGCGTCGACCGGGCGGGCTTCGAGGTCGACGCGACCGACGAGCGCCGATAGGGGCGACCCACCGCATCCGCCCGGTACGCCCTCTGTTCGAGCGCGTGCCGGGCGGAGCCACGTCGACCTGCAGCACGCCGCTGTCGAAGCCGCGCTCCGGAGCGGCCGACCACGCCCCGGCTAGGATCGCGATGATCGCTGGGGCACCCGCTCCATCGCCCTGATGCCGCCGAGCCGCGGGAGCACACATGTCGACCAGCACGACGAAGGCCTCGCCCATCCGCCGATTGCTGCTCGTCGGCCGCGCCGTGATCGCCTTCGCGATCCTCGCCGCGATCGTCGGGCAGCTCATCACCAGCGTCACCTTCTGGACGGCGCGCGGCGACGCGTCGATCGCGCTCGACCTCGCCAACTTCTTCAGCTTCTTCACCATCGAGTCGAACGTGCTGGCGATGGTGGTGCTCGCCGTGCTCGTCGCCGCGCAGCTCGGGCGGCCCCGCATCGGTCGCCGCTTCGACGTGCTGCTGCTGTGCGCCGCCACGTACATGGTCGTCACCGGCATCGTCTACAACACGCTCCTGCGCGGCATCGAGCTGCCGCAGGGCGCGACCCTCGGCTGGTCGAACGAGGTGCTGCACCTCATCGCGCCGCTGTGGATGCTGATCGACTGGCTGCTGAGCTCGGGCAAGCGCGACCTGCGCTTCGGCGACATCGGCATCGTCGCGGTGTTCCCCGTCGTGTGGCTCGCCTACACGCTGCTGCGCGGACCCTTCACCCTCGACCAGGCGAGCGGCCGCGACTGGTGGTACCCCTATCCGTTCCTCGACCCGGCGACCCATGCCAACGGCTACGCCGGCGTCGCCATGATGGGCGCGATCGTCGCCGCGACGGTGCTGCTCGCGGCGTCGGGCATGATCGCGATCTCGCGCGCGCAGCGCCGGCGGGCGACCGAAGCGGCGCCCGTGGGCGCCTGACGGGGGCGAGCCGACGCATCCCGCCGACAGCGCTTCTTCGACGACGAGGGGATCGCTCGCTCCGGCGACGGGGC is a window encoding:
- a CDS encoding Pr6Pr family membrane protein, whose product is MSTSTTKASPIRRLLLVGRAVIAFAILAAIVGQLITSVTFWTARGDASIALDLANFFSFFTIESNVLAMVVLAVLVAAQLGRPRIGRRFDVLLLCAATYMVVTGIVYNTLLRGIELPQGATLGWSNEVLHLIAPLWMLIDWLLSSGKRDLRFGDIGIVAVFPVVWLAYTLLRGPFTLDQASGRDWWYPYPFLDPATHANGYAGVAMMGAIVAATVLLAASGMIAISRAQRRRATEAAPVGA